The Leucobacter chromiiresistens genome has a window encoding:
- a CDS encoding helix-turn-helix domain-containing protein: protein MTPADPEEGHAIHCRLDELLAARGLTLTQLSERVGVSLVNLSVLKNDRARAIRFSTLTAICRALDCEVGDLLVVAN from the coding sequence ATGACGCCCGCCGACCCCGAGGAGGGGCACGCGATCCACTGCAGGCTCGACGAACTGCTCGCAGCGCGCGGTCTCACACTCACGCAGTTGAGCGAGCGAGTGGGGGTGAGCCTCGTCAACCTCTCCGTATTGAAGAACGACCGCGCCCGGGCCATCCGCTTCTCCACCCTCACCGCCATCTGCCGGGCGCTCGACTGCGAGGTGGGCGACCTGCTCGTCGTCGCGAACTGA
- a CDS encoding ATP-dependent Clp protease ATP-binding subunit, translated as MFERFTDRARRVVVLAQEEAKMLNHNYIGTEHILLGLIHEGEGVAAKALEQLEISLDAVRAQVTDIIGTGQQPPAGHIPFTPRAKKVLELSLREALQLGHNYIGTEHILLGLIREGEGVAAQVLVKLGADLNRVRQTVIQLLSGYQAGKESATVGAPESGGESKGSQVLDQFGRNLTQAAREGKLDPVIGREKEVERVMQILSRRSKNNPVLIGEPGVGKTAVVEGLAQAIIKGEVPETLKDKQVYVLDLGSMIAGSRYRGDFEERLKKVTKEIRNRGDIIIFIDEIHTLVGAGAAEGAIDAANILKPMLARGELQTIGATTLDEYRKHFEKDAALERRFQSIQVAEPSLPHSINILKGLRDRYEAHHKVSITDGAIVAAVNLADRYVQDRFLPDKAIDLIDEAGARLRLSILSSPPELREFDEKIAVVRAEKEQAIEGQDFEAAANKRDEEKKLIAERLRLEKQWRSGNVATQAEVDEGLIAEVLAQATGIPVFKLTEEETSRLRFMEEALHQRVIGQNEAISALAKTIRRQRAGLKDPKRPSGSFIFAGPTGVGKTELAKALAEFLFDDEDALISLDMSEYGEKHTVSRLFGAPPGFVGFEEGGQLTEKVRRKPFSVVLFDEIEKAHPDIFNSLLQILEEGRLTDGQGRVIDFKNTVIIMTTNLGSTAIAGGPVGFQIEGDSSVGYDMMKGKVNEELKKHFKPEFLNRVDDTIVFPQLTKPELLQIVDLFVKQLKDRLLDRDMHIEISTAARERLAEVGYDPTLGARPLRRAMQREIEDRLSERILSAELLAGDLVKVDFVDGEFTFATEPRADRDASAASASAAAAVASTAATPGITE; from the coding sequence ATGTTCGAGAGATTCACCGATCGTGCTCGCCGGGTGGTGGTGCTCGCCCAGGAAGAGGCGAAGATGCTCAACCACAACTACATCGGCACCGAGCACATTCTGCTGGGCCTGATCCACGAGGGCGAGGGCGTCGCAGCGAAGGCGCTCGAACAGCTCGAGATCTCGCTCGACGCCGTGCGCGCGCAGGTCACCGACATCATCGGGACGGGGCAGCAGCCGCCCGCGGGGCACATCCCGTTCACGCCGCGCGCCAAGAAGGTGCTCGAGCTGAGCTTGCGCGAAGCGCTGCAGCTCGGCCACAACTACATCGGCACCGAGCACATCCTGCTCGGGCTCATCCGCGAGGGCGAGGGCGTCGCCGCGCAGGTGCTCGTCAAGCTCGGCGCAGACCTCAACCGCGTGCGCCAGACGGTGATCCAGCTGCTCTCCGGCTACCAGGCCGGCAAGGAGAGCGCCACAGTGGGTGCGCCGGAGTCGGGCGGCGAGTCGAAGGGCTCGCAGGTGCTCGACCAGTTCGGCCGCAACCTCACGCAGGCAGCCCGCGAGGGCAAGCTCGACCCCGTCATCGGGCGCGAGAAGGAGGTCGAGCGGGTCATGCAGATACTCTCGCGCCGCTCCAAGAACAACCCCGTGCTGATCGGCGAGCCCGGCGTCGGCAAGACCGCCGTGGTCGAGGGCCTCGCCCAGGCGATCATCAAGGGCGAGGTGCCCGAGACGCTGAAGGACAAGCAGGTCTACGTGCTCGACCTCGGCTCCATGATCGCGGGCAGCCGCTACCGCGGCGACTTCGAGGAGCGCCTCAAGAAGGTCACCAAGGAGATCCGCAACCGCGGCGACATCATCATCTTCATCGATGAGATCCACACGCTCGTGGGCGCCGGCGCCGCCGAGGGCGCGATCGACGCCGCCAACATCCTGAAGCCGATGCTCGCGCGCGGCGAACTCCAGACCATCGGCGCGACCACGCTGGACGAGTACCGCAAGCACTTCGAGAAGGACGCGGCGCTCGAGCGCCGCTTCCAGTCGATCCAGGTCGCGGAGCCCTCGCTGCCGCACTCGATCAACATTCTGAAGGGCCTGCGCGACCGCTACGAGGCGCACCACAAGGTCTCCATCACCGACGGCGCCATCGTCGCCGCGGTGAACCTCGCCGATCGCTACGTGCAGGATCGCTTCCTGCCCGACAAGGCGATCGATCTGATCGACGAGGCCGGCGCCCGCCTGCGGCTGTCGATCCTGTCGAGCCCGCCCGAGCTGCGCGAGTTCGACGAGAAGATCGCCGTCGTCCGCGCCGAGAAGGAGCAGGCGATCGAGGGCCAGGACTTCGAGGCGGCCGCGAACAAGCGCGACGAGGAGAAGAAGCTGATCGCGGAGCGGCTGCGCCTCGAGAAGCAGTGGCGCTCGGGCAACGTCGCGACGCAGGCGGAGGTCGACGAGGGCCTGATCGCGGAGGTGCTGGCGCAGGCGACCGGCATCCCGGTCTTCAAGCTGACCGAGGAGGAGACCTCGCGACTCCGCTTCATGGAGGAGGCGCTCCACCAGCGCGTCATCGGCCAGAACGAAGCGATCTCGGCACTCGCGAAGACGATCCGTCGTCAGCGCGCGGGTCTCAAGGATCCGAAGCGCCCCTCGGGCTCGTTCATCTTCGCCGGCCCCACCGGCGTCGGCAAGACGGAGCTCGCGAAGGCGCTCGCCGAGTTCCTGTTCGACGACGAGGACGCGCTGATCTCGCTCGACATGTCGGAGTACGGCGAGAAGCACACCGTCTCCCGCCTCTTCGGCGCCCCTCCCGGGTTCGTCGGATTCGAGGAGGGCGGCCAGCTCACCGAGAAGGTGCGCCGCAAGCCGTTCTCCGTCGTGCTCTTCGACGAGATCGAGAAGGCGCACCCCGACATCTTCAACTCGCTGCTGCAGATCCTCGAAGAGGGCCGACTGACTGACGGCCAGGGCCGCGTGATCGACTTCAAGAACACCGTCATCATCATGACGACGAACCTCGGGTCGACCGCGATCGCGGGTGGCCCCGTGGGCTTCCAGATCGAGGGCGACTCGTCGGTCGGCTACGACATGATGAAGGGCAAGGTGAACGAGGAGCTCAAGAAGCACTTCAAGCCCGAGTTCCTGAACCGCGTCGACGACACGATCGTGTTCCCGCAGCTCACCAAGCCCGAGCTGCTGCAGATCGTCGACCTGTTCGTGAAGCAGCTGAAGGATCGCCTGCTCGATCGCGACATGCACATCGAGATCTCCACGGCGGCGCGGGAGCGCCTCGCCGAGGTGGGCTACGATCCGACACTCGGCGCCCGACCCCTGCGTCGCGCGATGCAGCGGGAGATCGAGGATCGCCTGTCGGAGCGCATCCTGAGCGCCGAGCTGCTCGCCGGCGATCTGGTGAAGGTCGACTTCGTCGACGGCGAGTTCACCTTCGCGACGGAGCCGCGAGCCGATCGCGACGCGAGCGCCGCATCGGCCTCGGCCGCGGCGGCGGTCGCCTCGACGGCGGCGACGCCCGGCATCACCGAGTAA